The sequence TCAATATTAACAATATTTGAGCTTTCAATCTTACTTATATTTAAGAAATCTGAAATTATATTCTCTAATTTGTCTATATTATTTTTTATAGTTTTTATAAACTGAATTTTCAATGGCTCAGGTGCATCTTCTAACGCAATTACATACCCTTTTATATTTGTTAGAGGTGTTTTTAATTCATGACTTACATTACTTATAAAAGTTTTTTGAACTTCTATCATTCCTTTAGTTTGAGTTATATCTTTTATAGATAATAAATATCTTTGATCTTGATCTAAAAATTTAACATTTACACTAAAATATCTTTTTAATCTTAAAATATAAACTTCAGATTTTTGATTCTGTTTTTCTCTTACACTTTTTTTTACTATATCTATAATTTCAATATCTTTTATTAAATTTAAATAATTCAATTTATCCTTTTCATAAAGATAATTAAATCTACTATTTTTAATTATTAATTGTAAATTTTCATCAAAAAGACATATTGAAGAATCTATAGATGTTATTATTTGATGTAAAATTCTCTTTTCTCTATTAAGATTAACTATATTTTCCAAATTTTGTTTTTGCCACTTTTGGACAATATCCCATAAATTGAGAATCCAAGGGTCTTTTTCAAAATACAGATTTTCTCCATTTCCTTTTTCTTTTAAAAAATCTTCAATAACTTCTATCTTTCTATACAAATCTCTTTTCAAATATTTTTTATAAAAAGCATGTATTATAAAGTTTAAAAATGTAAAAAATAAAAGTTCTGCAACTAAAATTATCTTTAACATTTTTAAAGTTTCTCCATAATTTTTAGAAACTCTTACAACTACTTTTTCTCCCTCTTTATTGCTTCTTTCAACTGCATAGTATGCCATAGTCTCATCTGAAATGGAACTTTTCCTTATATCAAATCCTATTCCAGCATTTTTTACTTCAAGAACTTCCCTTCTATTTCCATGATTTTCTAGCTTTCCTTCTTCATTATATTTTCTTGAATCATATATAACCTTTCCGTTTAAACCGATTATATTAAATCTCATATCAGAATTTTCAAATATTTGTTGGTAATCTTTTTTGTCATACTCCTTTATTAAATTAGATATAATAAAAACATTTTCTTTTAAGCTGTT is a genomic window of Cetobacterium somerae ATCC BAA-474 containing:
- a CDS encoding sensor histidine kinase, with translation MIEIIFVITNISFLSHLYKDGVKNSLKENVFIISNLIKEYDKKDYQQIFENSDMRFNIIGLNGKVIYDSRKYNEEGKLENHGNRREVLEVKNAGIGFDIRKSSISDETMAYYAVERSNKEGEKVVVRVSKNYGETLKMLKIILVAELLFFTFLNFIIHAFYKKYLKRDLYRKIEVIEDFLKEKGNGENLYFEKDPWILNLWDIVQKWQKQNLENIVNLNREKRILHQIITSIDSSICLFDENLQLIIKNSRFNYLYEKDKLNYLNLIKDIEIIDIVKKSVREKQNQKSEVYILRLKRYFSVNVKFLDQDQRYLLSIKDITQTKGMIEVQKTFISNVSHELKTPLTNIKGYVIALEDAPEPLKIQFIKTIKNNIDKLENIISDFLNISKIESSNIVNIEKVPVARLKTELHAILNERIKTSEANITYSLNLLNKDGELKIDFEKVLTILKNLVENAIIYRGDLRPEIEISIIETKSMYKIGVKDNGVGISPEDVEKIFERFYRVDKARTSNKAGTGLGLSIVKELVERCGGKVDVISKEGKGTIFIFTILK